From the genome of Glycine max cultivar Williams 82 chromosome 2, Glycine_max_v4.0, whole genome shotgun sequence, one region includes:
- the LOC102664747 gene encoding uncharacterized protein, translated as MNSCFPSPDLGTNVIVTREQYFNFHNIDRQLFARFVVVLGRDTSQSAHVMAFIMWLEKQCKDKKMMKNMLQWPDTMLDSLADEAMLVLNCIESHQFPYDDVVNDESLPLIKSIMQKNVVSLKYFYVNHVIIIGAVTRLLNNICVKAFTDIVQKVQYMKEQNLQIANIYEVGPCVKQVVCYTPMPSANIISHQVAILTPLWGEGSLVSWETNNNINPPAEAYDVANQIELNQNFNEVLAMLNQTSITTGTNDEKKEVQVPIDDRIIFMTFSKGYPISEPEVRDFITRRYGDIIEAFCMQDVVPPEQPLYARLVIRAEAIHIIDHFLESSNKVKLSINGKHAWARKYFRKGNKSLKEKSPMTS; from the exons ATGAATTCCTGCTTTCCATCCCCAGATCTAGGTACCAATGTGATTGTGACTAGAGAACAATACTTTAATTTCCACAACATTGATCGTCAACTCTTTGCTCGTTTTGTGGTGGTATTAGGACGTGACACTAGTCAATCCGCACAtgtcatggccttcatcatgtggCTTGAAAAGCAGTGCAAGGAtaagaaaatgatgaagaacATGCTCCAATGGCCTGACACCATGCTTGATAGCCTTGCAGATGAGGCCATGTTGGTTTTGAATTGTATTGAGAGTCATCAATTCCCTTATGATGATGTTGTTAACGATGAGAGCTTGCCTTTGATCAAAAGTATCATGCAAAAAAATGTTGTCTCCTTGAAATACTTTTATGTTAATCATGTGATTATCATTGGAGCAGTCACCAGGTTACTCAACAATATTTGTGTAAAAGCCTTCACCGACATAGTGCAAAAAGTGCAATATATGAAAGAGCAGAACTTACAAATTGCAAATATTTACGAAGTTGGTCCTTGTGTGAAACAAGTGGTATGTTATACTCCAATGCCTAGTGCTAATATTATATCCCATCAGGTTGCAATACTAACACCACTATGGGGAGAAGGGAGTTTGGTCTCTTGGGAGACCAATAACAATATCAATCCTCCTGCAGAGGCTTATGATGTTGCAAACCAAATAGAGCTTAATCAAAATTTCAATGAGGTCTTGGCCATGTTGAATCAGACTAGTATTACTACTGGTACTAATGATGAAAAAAAGGAGGTGCAGGTGCCGATAGATGATAGGATTATCTTTATGACATTCTCTAAAGGGTACCCAATTTCGGAGCCTGAAGTCCGAGATTTCATCACAAG aaGGTATGGAGATATCATTGAAGCATTTTGTATGCAAGATGTGGTTCCTCCAGAGCAACCATTGTATGCTCGTTTAGTAATCCGTGCTGAGGCCATACATATAATTGATCATTTCCTTGAGAGCTCAAACAAAGTGAAACTCTCAATCAATGGGAAGCATGCTTGGGCTAGAAAATATTTTCGCAAAGGTAACAAATCACTGAAGGAAAAATCCCCAATGACTTCTTGA
- the LOC100815882 gene encoding uncharacterized protein isoform X2: MESSNEKMTDKRKVLGKNNEETRSYFTWNLEMERVLADVLRDQRNLGNKGDGGWKRSALNAAAAVLSTSFNVNVTSDNVKNRIKLWRSWYGIVSDILGQSGFDWDGTKHMITVENENVWNEYCTSHKSAKPFQFKVLQNWDDIVDLCAKDRATGHGAETAMDVDEAMSRETNEVEFMGLGATAIDLEEPSSNTKGKRQGSTSSSTHPHKRKMGEKEGIAASLDKMANSFNRMVDKMDGKVDDEDIQEVLREAALIPDLNRQQWAKAIKWFADDPKQLAIVKALPIHQKTDYVLTHLGE; this comes from the exons ATGGAGTCATCTAATGAAAAAATGACGgacaaaagaaaagttttaggaaaaaataatgaggaaACAAGAAGTTATTTTACATGGAATTTGGAAATGGAACGTGTATTGGCTGATGTACTTAGAGATCAAAGGAATTTGGGCAACAAGGGTGACGGAGGTTGGAAGAGGTCAGCATTGAATGCTGCAGCCGCAGTGTTGTCTACAAGCTTCAATGTTAATGTCACATCAGATAATGTCAAAAACCGTATCAAATTATGGAGATCGTGGTATGGTATTGTAAGTGACATCCTTGGACAGAGTGGATTTGATTGGGATGGCACTAAGCACATGATCACAGTTGAGAATGAAAATGTTTGGAATGAATATTGCACT tcgcATAAATCGGCTAAACCGTTTCAATTCAAGGTGCTTCAAAATTGGGATGATATAGTGGATTTGTGTGCTAAAGATAGAGCCACCGGTCATGGAGCTGAAACTGCTATGGATGTTGATGAAGCGATGAGTAGAGAAACAAATGAAGTGGAATTCATGGGGTTAGGTGCTACTGCCATAGATTTAGAAGAACCAAGCTCTaatacaaaaggaaaaagacaaGGTTCCACTTCTTCTAGCACACATCCTCACAAGAGAAAGAtgggagaaaaagaaggaatagCAGCTTCTTTGGATAAAATGGCCAACTCTTTTAACCGAATGGTAGACAAAATGGATGGTAAAGTTGATGATGAAGATATTCAAGAAGTATTACGTGAGGCAGCTTTGATACCAGATCTTAATAGACAACAATGGGCTAAAGCTATTAAATGGTTCGCTGATGATCCAAAGCAGTTAGCTATTGTGAAAGCCCTTCCAATTCACCAAAAGACAGATTATGTTTTAACACATCTTGGAGAATGA
- the LOC100815882 gene encoding protein ALP1-like isoform X1, whose amino-acid sequence MDPSIVDTAMTSRKRKREEYKKIILLAAACVVHMVIGVVTWYHNNYFVKEPTRNWELERHSFLNRLYRGTNKDCIEQLRLSKNAFFNLCRILQEKGGLVRTRNVPTTEAVAMFLHILAHNLKYRVVQFSYCRSKETTSRQFNDVLRAVMKVSKDYLNFQPCTLEGAEANKWRWFERCIGALDGTHIPVTVSPDERPRYHNRKGDVSTNVLAACGPDLRFIYVLPGWEGSAGDSRVLRDALRRQNKLEIPTGKYFLVDAGYTNGSGFLAPYRGTRYHLNEWIVNTPQSYKELFNLRHASARNAIERSFGILKKRWSILRTPSFFDLKTQIRIINACFVLHNFIRDEQQTDQLLEVQDLEFLSVVDEELVHQ is encoded by the exons ATGGATCCTAGCATAGTTGACACTGCAATGACTTCAAGAAAACGTAAAAGAGAAGAGTATAAGAAGATAATCTTATTAGCTGCTGCTTGTGTTGTTCATATGGTCATTGGTGTAGTGACATGgtatcataataattattttgttaaggaACCAACCCGTAATTGGGAACTAGAACGTCACAGCTTCCTTAATCGTCTTTATAGAGGAACAAATAAAGATTGCATTGAACAATTGAGGCTTagtaaaaatgcattttttaacctttgtagaattttacaagaaaaaGGTGGATTAGTAAGAACAAGAAATgttccaacaactgaagcagTAGCAATGTTTTTACATATCCTTGCTCACAACCTAAAGTATAGGGTAGTGCAATTTAGTTAttgtagatctaaagaaaccaCAAGCAGGCAATTCAATGATGTCTTGAGAGCGGTAATGAAAGTGAGCAAagactatttgaattttcaaccctGTACTTTAGAAGGTGCGGAAGCAAACAAGTGGAGATGGTTTGAG AGATGTATTGGAGCACTTGATGGGACTCATATTCCAGTTACAGTTTCTCCTGATGAGAGACCTAGATATCATAATAGAAAGGGTGATGTCTCTACAAATGTGTTAGCTGCTTGTGGTCCAGATTTAAGGTTTATTTATGTGTTACCTGGGTGGGAAGGGTCTGCAGGAGATTCTCGAGTATTACGAGATGCATTACGTCGTCAAAACAAACTTGAAATTCCAACTG GTAAGTATTTTCTTGTGGATGCGGGATATACCAATGGTTCGGGATTTTTAGCACCATATCGAGGGACTAGATATCATCTCAATGAATGGATTGTAAACACCCCTCAAAGTTACAAGGAGTTATTTAATCTTCGTCATGCAAGTGCCCGAAATGCAATAGAAAGGTCATTTGGGATCTTGAAAAAAAGATGGAGTATATTAAGAACGCCTTCATTTTTTGATCTAAAGACACAAATAAGAATTATCAATGCTTGTTTTGTGTTACACAATTTCATAAGAGACGAACAACAAACTGATCAACTTTTAGAAGTTCAAGACTTAGAATTCTTATCTGTTGTTGATGAAGAGTTAGTCCATCAATGA
- the LOC102665009 gene encoding uncharacterized protein, with product MSSKIDELLHRMTQLEIAHMPSRAPSLATGTTVTNPNYRMKLEVPRFDGSDPEGWIFKITQFFEYHSTPDHERLTIASFYMEGSTLAWFQWMHRSGQLSLWSAFLHAIHARFSSSTYEDPTGLLCKLTQQSTVSAYLSEFEALANRIIGLSAPFVLSCFVARLNPAIQREGAPNPSYGPPSRVTPLVVSKPVESLLLPSPAKPPPTTIPFKHLSPTELAIRRENGLCFNCDEKYTRGHKCTPSLFLFVTEDDEYLQDSESTPESPPSSHPASQEISLAQISLHALLGQGAPETLRVTGVIGNHRPQTTLTLRVTVGNGEELQCNQVCHEVSVHIQAHTFLVDFHVLPICGADVVLGVQWLKSLGPILTDYTTLTMKFISNDKLIELKGDCDMSIDQISPSQLRRLVNTGSTSTFFHIQLDPHTPEPLPLTHSILVIHTLLTKYSSLFHPLSNLTPSRATNHSINLIPNATPVNVRPYRYPYFQKQEIERQVASMLRSGHIQHSSSPFSSPVLLVKKRDGTWRFCIDYRALNAIMVHDCFPMPTVDESLDELGGGTWFSKLDLMQGYHQIFMKEFDIRKTLFHTHHDHYEFRVMPFGLCNEPSSFQATMNRLFQPHLHRYIIVFFDDILIYSRSFNDHLEHLEIAFQVLKEGEFTLKFSKCSFAQKQIEYLGHVVSGEGVQPLLDKVRTIQQWPQPRMTRALRGFLGLAGFYRRFIRSYATLAAPLSSLLTKEEFHWTLEADVAFNKLKHAMTHSPFLALPDFTKPFMVETEALGSGMGAVLSQGRHLIAFFSKQFCPRLLTSSTYVRDLVAITTAVRKWRQYLLGHHFIILTNHRSLKELTSQAIQTSEEHHIWHDC from the exons ATGTCTTCCAAAATTGATGAGCTTCTGCATCGTATGACTCAATTGGAAATAGCTCATATGCCATCGCGAGCACCGTCACTGGCCACAGGTACGACGGTCACAAACCCTAATTACCGTATGAAGCTTGAAGTTCCGCGTTTTGATGGCTCTGATCCAGAGGGATGGATATTCAAGATTACGCAGTTCTTCGAATATCATTCAACGCCAGATCATGAACGGCTAACCATAGCTTCTTTTTACATGGAAGGATCAACGTTAGCTTGGTTCCAATGGATGCATCGGAGTGGTCAACTGTCATTGTGGTCCGCTTTTTTGCATGCCATTCATGCACGATTCTCATCTTCCACATATGAAGATCCAACAGGATTACTTTGTAAGTTGACGCAGCAATCCACGGTCTCGGCGTACCTTTCGGAATTTGAAGCTCTGGCAAACCGCATCATCGGGCTGTCAGCACCATTTGTGCTAAGCTGCTTTGTAGCAAGACTGAACCCAGCGATTCAGCGAGAG GGAGCTCCAAATCCGTCTTATGGCCCTCCTTCCCGAGTCACACCGCTAGTAGTCTCCAAACCAGTTGAGTCTCTCTTGCTTCCTTCACCAGCGAAACCCCCGCCAACCACCATTCCTTTCAAACATCTCTCCCCAACTGAATTAGCGATTAGGAGGGAAAATGGATTATGTTTTAATTGTGATGAAAAGTACACAAGGGGGCATAAGTGCACCCCGTCCTTGTTCCTGTTTGTCACAGAAGACGATGAGTACCTACAGGACTCGGAGTCCACCCCAGAGTCGCCACCATCATCGCATCCAGCCTCGCAGGAAATATCTCTTGCTCAGATCAGTCTTCATGCACTTTTAGGTCAAGGAGCCCCTGAAACCTTACGAGTTACAGGCGTCATCGGAAACCACCGT CCACAAACAACTTTAACCCTTCGTGTTACAGTAGGGAATGGTGAGGAGCTACAATGCAACCAGGTTTGCCACGAGGTTTCGGTACACATTCAAGCACACACCTTCTTGGTTGACTTCCATGTTCTTCCAATTTGTGGGGCTGATGTGGTACTAGGAGTGCAGTGGCTCAAGTCGTTAGGACCTATCCTCACGGATTACACAACTCTAACTATGAAATTCATTTCTAATGATAAGTTGATTGAACTCAAGGGGGATTGTGATATGAGTATTGATCAAATTTCTCCGTCACAGTTACGACGCCTTGTAAACACAGGTAGCACTAGTACCTTCTTCCATATTCAGCTTGACCCACACACACCTGAACCCTTACCTTTGACACACTCAATACTAGTAATCCACACCTTACTCACCAAATACTCTTCCCTCTTTCATCCATTATCAAACCTTACTCCATCACGAGCCACAAACCACTCCATCAACCTTATCCCTAATGCAACACCAGTAAATGTAAGACCCTACCGATACCCatactttcaaaaacaagagattgaAAGACAAGTGGCCTCGATGCTTCGTAGTGGTCACATACAACACAGCTCCAGTCCCTTTTCATCACCGGTTTTATTAGTGAAGAAACGTGACGGGACGTGGAGATTTTGCATAGACTACAGGGCATTGAATGCTATCATGGTGCATGACTGTTTTCCTATGCCTACGGTGGATGAGTCATTAGATGAATTGGGAGGCGGAACTTGGTTTTCCAAGCTCGATCTAATGCAAGGATATCATCAGATCTTTATGAAAGAATTCGATATAAGAAAAACACTCTTCCACACTCACCACGACCACTATGAGTTTCGAGTAATGCCTTTTGGACTTTGCAACGAACCTTCTTCGTTTCAAGCAACGATGAACCGCTTGTTCCAACCGCATCTACACAGATACATCATCGTCTTCTTCGATGACATCTTGATTTACAGTCGCTCCTTCAACGATCACTTGGAACACTTGGAGATTGCATTCCAAGTCTTAAAGGAAGGAGAGTTCACACTCAAATTTTCTAAATGCTCCTTTGCCCAGAAACAAATTGAATACCTAGGTCATGTTGTCTCCGGCGAAGGGGTTCAACCATTATTGGACAAGGTGCGAACCATCCAACAGTGGCCACAACCACGCATGACACGAGCCCTCCGTGGGTTCCTCGGCCTTGCTGGCTTTTATCGAAGATTTATAAGGAGCTACGCTACTTTGGCAGCACCACTTTCAAGCCTGCTAACCAAGGAAGAGTTCCATTGGACCCTTGAAGCTGACGTTGCCTTCAACAAATTGAAGCATGCTATGACACATTCTCCATTCTTAGCACTTCCTGACTTCACAAAACCTTTCATGGTCGAGACAGAAGCCTTGGGTTCGGGTATGGGTGCGGTGTTGTCCCAAGGAAGACATCTGATAGCTTTTTTTAGCAAACAGTTTTGTCCCAGGTTACTCACCTCTTCCACTTATGTTCGTGATCTCGTTGCGATCACCACTGCTGTTAGAAAATGGAGACAGTATCTTTTAGGGCACCACTTTATAATCCTGACTAATCATAGAAGCTTGAAAGAATTGACGAGCCAGGCCATTCAAACATCGGAGGAACACCATATTTGGCACGATTGTTAG